The Arthrobacter zhaoxinii sequence GTAGAACACCTGCATTCTTTCGAGTTCGTCGATCACTGCCTTGCACTCCTGGGTGGTCAGTTCCCGGGGGTCCCGCCGGCCGGAGCTGGAGAGGCAGTGGACACAGGAGAGGTTGCAGGCGTAGGTCAGTTCCCAGGTGAGGCAGATCGGGGCGTCGAGGCCGGTCTCGAACAGATCGACCAGGGTTCCCGGCCGGGGAGTGGAGAGCACCGTCATGGCGTCCTCTCGATCACCATATTTGAGGAGGCCAGTGCGCCCAGGGCCCGCTGGTAGCGGGGGAGGTCCGCGGGGCCGACGCCGGCCGATGTGCAGGCCGCGCCGGCAGTCGGTTCAGTGCGCAGCTGCTGCACGACCGACAGGAGGGTCCTGTCCTTGAGGAAGGACAGCCGGCGGGTGCCGAAGTGGTAGAGCAGCGCGCCGAAAGGTTCCGGACGGACCGAGACCTGGGGGTGCAGCCGCCAGGGGCGGTTGAGATCAAACGTCTGCATTCCGCGCCGGCCCTAGTAAACGCCGCACATACCGTCGATGGAGACTTCCTCCACCAGCAGGTCCTCCGTTGCCTCCGGTTCCGCTCCGGTGCGTACGGCTCCTTCGGGGACGGAATCTTCGGTGAGCGGGGTTGCAATCGGGTCTTGGGCGGCTCGCATGGGTGCTCCTTCTGGCAGAATCCGGCTTCGGCGGCGATACTCTGTGTGCCGGCGAGAGTAACGGCACCGAGTGCCATTGGGAAGAGGTAATTTCGTGGCAACTGCAGCGGCGTTGGGGAAACCGGAACGAGCCGGAAGGAAACCGGTCACGTCCAAGGCAGAGCTCAGCCATACGGCGCTGGTCCTCTTTGACCGGAAGGGTTTTGACCAGGTCACCGTGGACGAGATTGCTGCTGCAGCGGGGATCGGCAGACGGACCTTTTTCCGGTACTTTCCGTCGAAGAACGATTTGCCGTGGGGAGACTTTGAGGAGCTCCTGGCCCGGATGGACGGATATCTGGATTCACTGCCGGAAACCGTGCCGCTGGCCGGCGGACTCTGCAGCGCAGTCATTGAGTTCAACCGGCTGCCGCCCGGGGAGGTTCCGTATCACCGGCAGCGGATGGAACTCCTGCTCGGCGTTCCTACGCTGCAGGCACACTCGACGCTGAGGTACGCTGCCTGGCGGCGGGTGGTGGCCAGATTTGCGGGCAAGCGGCTGGATCTGCCGGAGGGCAGCCTCAAACCACAGGCGATCGCCTGGGCGCTCCTGGGGTTATGCCTGGCAGCGTACGAGCAGTGGCTGGAAACAACGGACACGGAACTTACCGGGATCCTGCAGGAATCCCTGAAGCTGTTTCCTGATGTTCTGGACGGACAGGCCGGGGTTTAGCCGGTACGGACACGGGGGGATGGATATGCCGGAGCACTACGACGTGATTGTGGTGGGCGGCGGAGGCAGCGGAGCACCCCTCGCTGCCCGTGTGGCCGAGGATCCGGACCGCCGGGTGCTGCTGATTGAGGCAGGTCCGGCTCCGGGAGACCGCGCCGGGTACCCGTCGGAGCTTCTGGACGCGGGCACTGTGCAAGGGGCAATGCCCGGGCATCCCAACAACTGGTCCTTTTTGGGTGAGCTCACTCCCGGCAGGCCGTACTCAATTGCCCGGGGGAGGATCCTCGGAGGCTCGACGGCGCTCAACGGGGGCTATTTTGTCCGTGCACCGAAGGAGGATTTTGACCGGTGGGCCCGAGTGGGCGGACCGGCGTGGTCCTTTGCCGAGGCAACGAAGCTGTATGCGGCAATCGAGGCGGACCAGGACTTCGGAACCCTGCCGGGACACGGGTCGGCGGGCCCGGTGCCGGTGCAGCGGCCGCCGCAGTCCCACCCCATCACCCGTGCCTTCCATCAGGCCGCCCGGGAGCTCGGGTTCCCCGAGGAGCCGGATAAGAACGGCGAAGGTGGGCCCGGGGTCGGGCCGGTACCCATGAACGTGGCAGGCGGCCTCCGGTGGAATACGGCGCTCGCCTATCTGGTGTCCGGGCGCGTCCCCGCGAACCTGACCATTCGAGGGCAGACCCTGGTCCGCCGGGTCCTCTTCGAGGGTGCCCGTGCAGTGGGCGTCGAGGTGGAGTGCGCGGGGAAGGCATCGGTTCTCCGGGGCGACGAGATAGTGCTCTGCGCCGGCGCCATCCAGTCGGCGCATCTGCTGCTGCTCTCGGGGATCGGGCCGGCAGCGGCCCTGCGGGCGCACGGCATCGAGGTGATAGCCGACAGGCCTGGTGTGGGTGCCGGTTTCACCGACCATCCGCAGGTCGCGGTTCAGTGGTCCCCTCAGCGGGGCGTGGTGGACACCACGGTTCCGCGGATTATGGAAAGCTCCCTGAATTTCAATGCGGGCGGGCAGCAGGTGCGCGGTGCGGGTGACCTGCAGATTCTGCCTCTGGTGAAGCCGATGGGTTATCTGCTGTCAGCGGGCAACCCCCGGGTGGGCCGAGGGAGTGACCGTGAGGACCTGGAGTTCCTGGTTGCCCTCAAGGACGAGCATGCCAGAGGCCGGCTCACCCTTACGTCCTCCAACCCGGACGTCCAGCCGCGGCTGGAGTACAACTACCTGTCCGTGGAATCCGACCGGCAGCGGATGCGGTACGCGGTACGGACGGCGGTGGCCCTCCTTTCGACCCGCGCGTTCCGGCCGCTGGTCGCCCGGATCACGGAACCGTTGCCGGCCGCCCTGGCCCGGGACGACCTTCTTGATGAGTGGATGCAGTTACGCCTGGGTACGGCCCTGCATATGAGCGGAACGGCCGGGATGGGTCCGGCGGATGATCCGGCATCCGTTGTTGACCCTTTCGGCCGGGTCCACGGTGTCCGCGGACTCCGGGTGGCGGACACCTCGATCCTGCCTACGGCACCGCGGCGCGGACCGGCAGCCACGGCTGTCCTGATAGGCGAACTCGTCCCGGCCACATCCGCACGGGCAGGAATCGCCGTTGACCACGGGTGTGATGCCGGTCATACTAACTGAACGATTAGTTAGTGAACCCCAGGAGCCTCCCATGACCGTCACACAATCCGCGCGTGCCGCCTTCGACCCCACCGCTTTGGACGGCATCGACGCCGACCTGTACCTCTTAGATGAGCTGCTCGATGACCAGGCCCGCGACGTCCGGGACCAGGTCCGCGCCTTCGTGGACAATGATCTGCTGCCGGTCATCAACGACTACTGGGAAAGGGCCGAATTCCCGTTCGAACTGGTCCCCAAGCTCGCCGCGCTGAACATTGCCGGCGGCACCATCTCGGGCCACGGCTGCCCGGGGCTGAGCCGGATCGCCGCCTCCACGGCGGCCGCCGAACTTGCCCGGGGCGACGGCTCCATCAACACCTTCTTCGGCGTCCACTCCGGCCTGGCCATGGGCAGCATCGACATGCTCGGCAGCGAGGAACAGAAGCAGCGCTGGCTGCCCGCCATGGCGCGGTTCGAGAAAATCGGGGCCTTTGCCCTCACCGAGCCGGGGCACGGATCGGATTCGGTCTCCCTGGAAACCAGCGCCCGGCGCGACGGCGATTCCTACATCCTGAACGGCAGCAAGCGGTGGATCGGCAACGCGAGCTTTGCCGACGTCGTCATCATCTACGCCCGCGACGAAGCCGACGGCGCCGTGAAGGCGTTCGTGATGGAAAAGGATGCGGACGGCAACCACCCCGCCGGCTACCGTGCGGACGTGATTACCGGAAAGATCGGCAAGCGGGCCGTGCTGCAGCCGGACATCCTCATTGAGGACCTGCGCATCCCCGCGGCGAACCGGCTGGAGAACTGCAACTCCTTCAAGGACGTCAACAAGGTGCTGGCAGCGACCCGCGGGGGAGTCGCATGGGAGGCACTGGGACACGCGGTGGCCGCTTATGAGATTGCCGTCGCCTATGCCAAGGACCGGGTGCAGTTCGGCCGGCCCATTGCCGGGTTCCAGCTGGTGCAGAACAAGCTTGCCAATATGCTTGCGCAGCTGACCGCGATCAAGCTGACCTGCTTCCGGCTCAACGAACTCGGCGACGAAGGCAAGATGACCGGCCCGATGGCGTCCATGGCCAAGATGTTCGCCGCCCGGCAGGGCCGCTGGATCTGCTCGGAGGCACGCGACATCATGGGCGGCAACGGCCTGCTGCTGGAAAACCACGTGGCCCGGCACCTGACCGACATGGAGGTGGTGTTCACCTACGAGGGCACCGATTCCATGCAGTCGCTGATCCTGGGCCGGCACATCACCGGCCTGTCGGCGTTCGCCTAGCCGCCGAGGAGGCCCGCCGGCAGGACTTTCCGGGCGAGGAACGGGTTCACGAACTTGCGCTCCGGATCCAGCCGGCGGGCCAGCTGCTGGAAATCGCCCAGCCGGGGGTACAGCTGCTGGAGCTGCGGATGCTCCAGAGTGAACAACTTCCCCCAATGCGGGCGGGCCCGGGAGGGGGCCAGAGCGGCTTCCAGCTCCGGCAGGAGGGCTTCGACGGCGTCCTGCCGGGGTTTCCAGGTGAAGTGGAAGGCCACCGTATCCCGGCTGTAACTGGTACTCAGCCATAAATCGTCCGCGGCTACGGTCCGGATTTCAGCCACCAGCAGCAGGGGCGCTATCCGTCCGGACATGGCACGCAGTGCCCGGAGTGCCTCGACCGCGGACGCCCGGTCCACCAGGTATTCACTCTGCAGCTCATCTCCGTTGCTGGGCATAAAGCCCAGGCGGAAATGGGAGAGCCGGTCGGACCAGGATCCCGGAACGCCCAGCTGCCGGGTGCAGTTCACCGGACTCATGCCCGGCACCGGGTTCCGGGGGACGTCGGAGGCAGCTGCACCGAAGAAGTCCTGCCTGCCGGCATACGGCTGCTCCTTGTCCATCCGGCTCTTGAGCCACACCTGCGAGGCGGCGGCGCCGGTGAAGTTCCCGAAGATACTCACGCTGTATGCGGCAGTGGTGATGGTGTCGAAGTGCTCCTCCACAGCCGCCCACGGCAGGTCTGTGAAGACATCCTGGCGGACCTCGTACGCCGGTTCGATGTCCAGCGTAATCCGGGTGACCACTCCCAGGGCGCCCAGGGACACCACCATGCCGCTGAAGTCGGGACTGCTGCGGTCGACCCGGAGCAGGCCGCCGTCTGCCGTGACCAGTTCCAGGGCCGCGACGGCTTGCGCCAGGTTGCCCGTGCCGGAACCGTGAGTGGCAGTGGCAACGGCCCCGCCCACGGAAATGTGCGGCAGGGAGGCCATGTTGTGCAGCGCGAAGCCGTGCTCCACGAGGAAGCCGGCGACCTCCCCGTACCGGGTGCCTGCGTTCACTGTTACGGTGCGGGCGTCTGCATCCAGCACCATCGGGCCGCCGAGCTTTTCCAGGTTCACGAGGACGCCGGTGGTGTCGGCGATGCCATTAAACGAGTGCCGGGTGCCGAGGGTGCGGACCGCCGCAGCCGCCGCGACGGTTTCGCGCACTTCGTCAATGCTGGCGGGTTGGGTGATCTCTTCGGGGGAGTAACGCAGGTTTCCCGCCCAGTTGTATTCCTCTAGCACGCAGCCGTCCTTCGAATGATGTGATGGCGGTTGCCGGCGTTCGGCTCCTAACCCCTGGAGCAGACGATAGTAGGCTGCGGCGGGTTTTCGTGCATTGACCCGCGGGAGCGGAGCTGCAGCGGTGAGGGGCGGGCAGTGCCTAGCGGACCCGCAGCCCCAGCACCTGGCCGCTTCCGGGGGTTGCGGGATCCATCACTTCCGGCCACCGGGCAGTCATCATAAACAGCAGTCCGCCGTCAACGCCGCCGGTGGCGCAGGAGAAGCACCCCTGGTCCAGCTGCACCGTCTCCACGACCGTTCCGCCCTCACGGACGCGGACGCAGCGTTCCCCCGGCACCTCTGCGAACCAGATGCCGCCGGTGCCGTCCCAGCAGATGCCGTCAGGTGCGCTGCCGGAGACCGCGGCCCATTCCCCGGCGGGGGTGAGGCCGCCGTCGTCGTTGATCGCGAAGGACGTGAGGCAGCCGGCATTGGACTCGGCCACCACCAGCGTGCCGCCGTCGTCGGAGACCAGCATGCCGTTGGGGAACGCGAGACCGTCCGCCACCTGTTCCACGGACCCGTCCGGGCGGATGAGTGCGATCACCCCGCTGGCCTGCGGGTCGGCGGAATAGTCGTAGCCCAGGCCGTTGACGTAAATGCCGCCGGAGGGGTGCACGGCAATCTCGTTCCACGGATAAACCGACAGTCCGGCCAGGTCCGCATGGGGTACCAGGCCGGCATTGGGTACTTCCAGCAGGACGGTTCCGTCCGTTCCGGAGACCACGGCCATCCGGCCGTCCGGCAGCCAGTCAAAGCTGATGGGAAATGACGGGACCGCCGTCACCCGCCGCACATTGCCGGAGGCATCCAATGCTGAAATGGTTCCGGCCGTCCAGTCCGCGAACCAGAACTCGCCGGCATGCCACCGGGCTGATTCGCCCATACCGATCCCGGAGACCAGCGTCGTAAGTTCCGCCATGCTGCACCTCGATTTCCAGAGGATCCGGCTTCCAGTATGCCGCGCTCTCCGGAGCGGACAACAGGCTCCCGGAGGTATTGCCTGCCGGTTACGACGACGCCGCGCCCAGCATCCGCAGCGCCAGCCGGCTGTGGTGTTCGCCGATGCCGGCGGCCGTCTGCCGTCCGTCCCCCCGGTACCAGCGGGCCACGTCCACGCAGAGCGAGAGCAGGGCCAGGACCGCAAGGCCCGTGTCCTCGACGTCGAACAGTCCCTGTCGGCGCCCGCGGTCGACGACGGCGCGGAACTCGGCGTCCACGGACCGCCGGATTTCCAGGACCTCGGCCCGGTGATCCTCCGTGAGGGCCGCGAGCTCGAAATTCACCACGCTGGACTTGGTGCGGTTGGCCGCCTGCCATTCCACAAAGTCGCGGACCATGGTGCGGATCTGCTGCACCGGATCGGTGCTGGAGGCCACCCCGGTGCGCACCAGCTCCAGCGTGCGCTCATGACCGACCCGGGAGATGCTGTACAGCAGCTCTTCCTTCGAGCGGTGGTGCACGTAGACGGCGCCGGGGGTGACCCCCGCCGCCGTCGCGATGTCCCTGGTGGTGGTGCCGTGGAAACCTTTTGCTGCGAAGGCTTCCGTAGCGGAATCCAGCAGGCGTTGGCCCGTGCCGGTTGCGGGCACCTGTACCTCCGTGGGTGAGCGGAATGAGCGTTCAGCAACCAGAGTAACAGCGGGGGATCGCGCTGCTGTCAGGCCAGGCGGGACCGGACAATCTCGCTCACTGCCTTGCCGTCAAACCGCCCTGCCACCTTGGCGGTGACCGGCTTCATCACGGATCCCATCTGGCGCATCGAGGGTTCTTCGCCGCCGGCGCGCAGTGCCGCGATGGCTTCGTCCACAATGGCTTCGACGTCGGCCCGGGTCAGGGGAGCGGGCAGGTAGGCCTCGATGATCTCCGCTTCGGCAACCTCGGAGGCAGCGCGGTCAGCCTCGCCGGCCTCCGTGTAGATCCGGGCCGTGTCACGGCGCTTCGCGGCTTCCTTCTGCAGCAGGGACACAATCTGGAGGTCATCGAGCTCCACCGGTGTCTTGCCCGACTTTTCCCGGGTGGTGATTTCGCCCAGGACGTTGCGCACGGTGGTCAGGGCCGTCCGGTTGCCCGACTTCATGTGTGCCTTCATGTCCGCCTGCAGCTGCTCTTTCAAAGTGCCCATGGTGTTCCTTTTGTTGGTTCTTCGTCTCTTCCCTCTATCGTCCCCTACCCGGGCGTCTCCTGCGGCAACGGTCACAGCGTCCGGAATCACAGCCCAAAAGGCCGCCAGTTGTCTTGAGCCAATCAAAACAACTGATAGGGTTTTTGTTATGCAGGAAGCGGCGGACACAGCACAAACCCTGGCCGCGAACATCCGGTCCGCGGGGCTGAAGTCCACGTCACAACGCGTTGCCGTCCTGGCAGCGCTGCAGCAGGCACCGCACTCCAGTGCAGACACCGTTCTGGTTTCCGTTCGATCGGAGCTGCCGGGTATTTCCGCCCAGGCCGTCTACGGCATCCTGTCCGCCTTCACCGAGGCCGGACTGGCACGGCGGATTGAACCCGCCGGTTCGCCTGCACTGTACGAGTCCAGGGTGGGGGACAACCACCACCATTTGGTCTGCATCCGCTGCGGAGCCATCAAGGACGTCGACTGCGTGATTGGCCAGGCACCCTGCCTGACCCCGGCCGACGATTCCGGCTTTACCGTACTGGCTGCCGAAGTAACCTTCAGCGGCATCTGCAGCACCTGCGCCCAGCAGGCGGAGACCTCCGCCCGCTAAGGCGCATTACCGCCACTACTAAGGGCGGGCACTATTCAACGGCGACACACTACCGGGCTTAACGCTGCCCGGAATCCGTCGCTGCGGTGGCCCGAGTCTCACCCCGCAAGCGTCAACTGAGGAGACACCATGACCACCCTGATGAACCGACCGACCACGACCCACACTGCCGAGCGCGCCGCGTCGAACGAATACACCGCGGCGGCTCCGGCTGCCCGGACCCGCCGCCGGGGTACGTACACCACCTGCTATGACAGCCCGCAGGGAACCCCGCGTCCCGCCGGGAGCTACGTCTCGATCGGCCGCCGCGCCGTCACCCGCCCCCGGGACATGGGGAGCTACGTAGACACCTCCGCGTACCGCAACCGCCGGCCCGAGGGCGCCTACACCCTGCGCGGCTAAGCCCGCGGCAGGCATATAAACCGTCTGCCTGGGGTGCTGCTGGGTACTGTAACGGCATGAAGAACATGGACCTGAACCTGCTGCCTTTACTGCAGGTGCTCCTCGAAGTGCGCAACGTGACCCGGACCGCGGAACGGCTGAAGCTGAGCCAGCCTGCCACGAGCGCTGCGCTGGCGAAGCTCCGCCGGCATTTCGACGACGAGCTGCTGGTGCGGAGCGGCCGCCACTATGAGCTCACTCCCTTCGCCCAGGCACTTGTTCCCGTGGTTGACGAAGCGATGCTGCAGATCCGGCGCGCCACCCGTATCCGGTCCGGTTTTGAGCCGCTGACAAGCACCCGGGGGTTCACGATTTCGGCGTCGGACTATGCCTCCGCGCTTATCGTGGGGCCGCTGCGCCGCATTCTGCGTGAGGAGGCGCCGGGAGTTTCCGTTGACTTCGTGCCGAATTCCGGTTTTACGGGCCAACTGGCCGAACTGACGCGGACGGACCTCCTCGTGGGTCCCGTGGGCTACGGCATGCAGGGGACCCACCGGGAACTTTTCCGCGACGGATTCGTGGCGGTCACCGGCACCGGCAACGAACTCCTGGCCCGGGAATCCCTGACCCTCCAGGACCTGGCGTCCGTACCCCAGGCTGTGGGCTACATCGGCGACGGCATCCTGACCCCCGCCGACCGGCTCTTCGACGACCGCGGCCTGAAGCGGAACACAGCAGCAGTGGTTTCCGGTTTCCTGGCCCTGCCCACGCTGGTGGAGGACACGGACCTCGTGGCCCTCGTGCCGCGGATGCTGGCCGCACGGTCGCAGCGCGGCGCAGACATCGCGATCCTCGAACTGGCGGACAGCGGCGCCGCCGCTTTGGTCGAGGCGCTCTACTGGCACCCGTCGCTGGCGGAGGACCCCGCCGGCATGTGGCTCCGGTCGGTGGTGCACCGGGCCTGCTACCGCCTGCCCGAACAGTGGCCCGCCCGGGTCCATCCCGTGGCGGTCGGCCTCGGGGATGCCCGCGTCACGTACGTCGGCTAGCCCCGGGCTGCGGCGGTAGGATGAATGGTCGTTGTCCCGCGGGGCGAGAAAACCAACCCCTTTGAGAGGACACCATGAGCCTGATCCGGCTGCAGGACGTCAACACTTCCTTCGAGAACAAGCAGGTCCTGCGCGAAGCGTTCCTGCGGCTCGAGCCGAAGGACCGGATCGGCCTGATCGGCAGGAACGGCTCCGGCAAGTCCACCATCCTGAAACTGGTCCTGGAGCAGGTCCAGCCGGATTCCGGCACCGTGACCGTGGAGCCGGGCGTCAGGATCGGCTACTTCTCCCAGTTCTCGGAACTGGACGGACAGGCCAGCATCGCCGAGATCCTGGACGCCGTCTTCACGGAGATCAAGGACGTCGAGGCCGAGCTGGCCGGGATTGACGAAGCCATCGCCGCCAATCCCGCGGACAAGGAAATGGACCGGCTGATCCGCCGCCAGTCGGAACTGTTCGAAACCATGGACCGGCTGGACGGCTGGGACTACCCGCGCCGCATCGACACCGTGCTCACCACTCTCGGATTCACCGCCGCACACCGCATCTGCCCCATCGATGCGCTTTCCGGCGGCTGGCGGAACCGTGCGGCACTGGCAAAAATCCTGCTGGAACAGCCCGATGTCCTACTGCTCGACGAACCCACCAACTTCCTGGACGTGGCCGGCGTCGAATGGCTCGAGGGCTGGTTCCGCGACTTCCGGGGAGCGGCCATCATCGTTTCCCACGACCGGAAGTTCCTGGACGCCGTCGTCACCCGCATCGTGGAGGTGGAGAACTTCCACCTGCACGAATACCCCGGCAACTTTGCCGAGTACGTGGTGCAGAAACAGTTCCGGCTCAAGAACCTCCAGGCGCAGTTCGTGCACGAGGCGGAGCTGCTGGCCTTCGAAGCCGAGGGCATCGCGGACCGCCGCGAGGCAGCCAAAGCCGGCGGACGGCTGAGCACCCAGCTGGCCCGCATCAAGAAATCCCGGGCGCCGCGTCCGGTGGATGAAATCATCACCGGAATCTACGACGGACTTCACGTCAAGGACGTCCTGGGCCGAGTCCGCGGTGTGTCCAAGTCCTACGGCGACAAGGTGCTCTTTGAGGACCTGAGCTTCGAGGTGAACAAGGGCGACCGCATCGCCGTGACCGGCACCAACGGCAGCGGCAAGACCACGCTGCTGCGCGTGCTCACCGGCGAGGAGAAGCCCGACGCCGGCGACGTCGCCTGG is a genomic window containing:
- the mftB gene encoding mycofactocin biosynthesis chaperone MftB (MftB, a small protein, is a peptide chaperone that assists the radical SAM enzyme MftC in performing two modifications to the C-terminal Val-Tyr dipeptide of the mycofactocin precursor peptide, MftA. MftB's role is analogous to the role of PqqD in the biosynthesis of PQQ, a cofactor that derives entirely from a Tyr and a Glu in the precursor PqqA.); the encoded protein is MQTFDLNRPWRLHPQVSVRPEPFGALLYHFGTRRLSFLKDRTLLSVVQQLRTEPTAGAACTSAGVGPADLPRYQRALGALASSNMVIERTP
- the mftA gene encoding mycofactocin precursor MftA (Mycofactocin is a small molecule electron carrier derived from the final two amino acids, Val-Tyr, of MftA, the mycofactocin precursor. It plays a role in redox homeostasis and the metabolism of alcohols and aldehydes in Actinobacteria, including Mycobacterium tuberculosis.) — translated: MRAAQDPIATPLTEDSVPEGAVRTGAEPEATEDLLVEEVSIDGMCGVY
- the mftR gene encoding mycofactocin system transcriptional regulator (MftR, the mycofactocin system transcriptional regulator, is an uncharacterized TetR family DNA-binding transcription factor. Its role is inferred by context. It occurs as part of the biosynthesis locus for mycofactocin, a partially characterized electron carrier derived from the terminal Val-Tyr dipeptide of the precursor peptide MftA, through a radical SAM enzyme-mediated process.), with protein sequence MATAAALGKPERAGRKPVTSKAELSHTALVLFDRKGFDQVTVDEIAAAAGIGRRTFFRYFPSKNDLPWGDFEELLARMDGYLDSLPETVPLAGGLCSAVIEFNRLPPGEVPYHRQRMELLLGVPTLQAHSTLRYAAWRRVVARFAGKRLDLPEGSLKPQAIAWALLGLCLAAYEQWLETTDTELTGILQESLKLFPDVLDGQAGV
- the mftG gene encoding mycofactocin dehydrogenase MftG, coding for MPEHYDVIVVGGGGSGAPLAARVAEDPDRRVLLIEAGPAPGDRAGYPSELLDAGTVQGAMPGHPNNWSFLGELTPGRPYSIARGRILGGSTALNGGYFVRAPKEDFDRWARVGGPAWSFAEATKLYAAIEADQDFGTLPGHGSAGPVPVQRPPQSHPITRAFHQAARELGFPEEPDKNGEGGPGVGPVPMNVAGGLRWNTALAYLVSGRVPANLTIRGQTLVRRVLFEGARAVGVEVECAGKASVLRGDEIVLCAGAIQSAHLLLLSGIGPAAALRAHGIEVIADRPGVGAGFTDHPQVAVQWSPQRGVVDTTVPRIMESSLNFNAGGQQVRGAGDLQILPLVKPMGYLLSAGNPRVGRGSDREDLEFLVALKDEHARGRLTLTSSNPDVQPRLEYNYLSVESDRQRMRYAVRTAVALLSTRAFRPLVARITEPLPAALARDDLLDEWMQLRLGTALHMSGTAGMGPADDPASVVDPFGRVHGVRGLRVADTSILPTAPRRGPAATAVLIGELVPATSARAGIAVDHGCDAGHTN
- a CDS encoding acyl-CoA dehydrogenase family protein; translation: MTVTQSARAAFDPTALDGIDADLYLLDELLDDQARDVRDQVRAFVDNDLLPVINDYWERAEFPFELVPKLAALNIAGGTISGHGCPGLSRIAASTAAAELARGDGSINTFFGVHSGLAMGSIDMLGSEEQKQRWLPAMARFEKIGAFALTEPGHGSDSVSLETSARRDGDSYILNGSKRWIGNASFADVVIIYARDEADGAVKAFVMEKDADGNHPAGYRADVITGKIGKRAVLQPDILIEDLRIPAANRLENCNSFKDVNKVLAATRGGVAWEALGHAVAAYEIAVAYAKDRVQFGRPIAGFQLVQNKLANMLAQLTAIKLTCFRLNELGDEGKMTGPMASMAKMFAARQGRWICSEARDIMGGNGLLLENHVARHLTDMEVVFTYEGTDSMQSLILGRHITGLSAFA
- a CDS encoding D-arabinono-1,4-lactone oxidase, whose product is MLEEYNWAGNLRYSPEEITQPASIDEVRETVAAAAAVRTLGTRHSFNGIADTTGVLVNLEKLGGPMVLDADARTVTVNAGTRYGEVAGFLVEHGFALHNMASLPHISVGGAVATATHGSGTGNLAQAVAALELVTADGGLLRVDRSSPDFSGMVVSLGALGVVTRITLDIEPAYEVRQDVFTDLPWAAVEEHFDTITTAAYSVSIFGNFTGAAASQVWLKSRMDKEQPYAGRQDFFGAAASDVPRNPVPGMSPVNCTRQLGVPGSWSDRLSHFRLGFMPSNGDELQSEYLVDRASAVEALRALRAMSGRIAPLLLVAEIRTVAADDLWLSTSYSRDTVAFHFTWKPRQDAVEALLPELEAALAPSRARPHWGKLFTLEHPQLQQLYPRLGDFQQLARRLDPERKFVNPFLARKVLPAGLLGG
- a CDS encoding SMP-30/gluconolactonase/LRE family protein, with protein sequence MAELTTLVSGIGMGESARWHAGEFWFADWTAGTISALDASGNVRRVTAVPSFPISFDWLPDGRMAVVSGTDGTVLLEVPNAGLVPHADLAGLSVYPWNEIAVHPSGGIYVNGLGYDYSADPQASGVIALIRPDGSVEQVADGLAFPNGMLVSDDGGTLVVAESNAGCLTSFAINDDGGLTPAGEWAAVSGSAPDGICWDGTGGIWFAEVPGERCVRVREGGTVVETVQLDQGCFSCATGGVDGGLLFMMTARWPEVMDPATPGSGQVLGLRVR
- a CDS encoding TetR/AcrR family transcriptional regulator; this encodes MPATGTGQRLLDSATEAFAAKGFHGTTTRDIATAAGVTPGAVYVHHRSKEELLYSISRVGHERTLELVRTGVASSTDPVQQIRTMVRDFVEWQAANRTKSSVVNFELAALTEDHRAEVLEIRRSVDAEFRAVVDRGRRQGLFDVEDTGLAVLALLSLCVDVARWYRGDGRQTAAGIGEHHSRLALRMLGAASS
- a CDS encoding GatB/YqeY domain-containing protein, translating into MGTLKEQLQADMKAHMKSGNRTALTTVRNVLGEITTREKSGKTPVELDDLQIVSLLQKEAAKRRDTARIYTEAGEADRAASEVAEAEIIEAYLPAPLTRADVEAIVDEAIAALRAGGEEPSMRQMGSVMKPVTAKVAGRFDGKAVSEIVRSRLA
- a CDS encoding Fur family transcriptional regulator, whose translation is MQEAADTAQTLAANIRSAGLKSTSQRVAVLAALQQAPHSSADTVLVSVRSELPGISAQAVYGILSAFTEAGLARRIEPAGSPALYESRVGDNHHHLVCIRCGAIKDVDCVIGQAPCLTPADDSGFTVLAAEVTFSGICSTCAQQAETSAR
- a CDS encoding LysR family transcriptional regulator; translation: MKNMDLNLLPLLQVLLEVRNVTRTAERLKLSQPATSAALAKLRRHFDDELLVRSGRHYELTPFAQALVPVVDEAMLQIRRATRIRSGFEPLTSTRGFTISASDYASALIVGPLRRILREEAPGVSVDFVPNSGFTGQLAELTRTDLLVGPVGYGMQGTHRELFRDGFVAVTGTGNELLARESLTLQDLASVPQAVGYIGDGILTPADRLFDDRGLKRNTAAVVSGFLALPTLVEDTDLVALVPRMLAARSQRGADIAILELADSGAAALVEALYWHPSLAEDPAGMWLRSVVHRACYRLPEQWPARVHPVAVGLGDARVTYVG